The Bacillota bacterium genome has a window encoding:
- a CDS encoding DUF2905 domain-containing protein, protein MDGLGSLGKMLMVLGGVMLVFGALLAFGEKLPGIGRLPGDILIRRGNFTFYFPLATSVALSVILTLLLALFSRR, encoded by the coding sequence TTGGATGGCCTAGGTTCGCTTGGAAAGATGCTCATGGTTCTCGGCGGGGTCATGCTCGTCTTCGGAGCGTTGCTGGCCTTCGGGGAGAAGCTTCCGGGCATAGGCAGGCTGCCCGGCGACATCTTGATCAGGCGGGGCAACTTCACCTTTTACTTCCCGCTTGCCACTAGCGTCGCACTGAGCGTAATACTGACGCTTCTCCTCGCGCTCTTCTCTCGCAGGTGA
- a CDS encoding DUF4342 domain-containing protein — protein MQIDLEKVDIIRERAGLSYRDAVEYLNRAEGDVVKALVFIEEDRRLEQAKIADMGQEVLDKIKGVIRRGNETKIRVERYGKTMVELPVTAGIIGTAIAPQLALVGAVTALATGCSISIETAGQFGDDQQEHVE, from the coding sequence ATGCAAATAGACCTCGAGAAGGTGGACATCATCCGCGAGCGGGCAGGTCTTTCTTACCGCGATGCCGTCGAGTATCTCAACAGGGCCGAAGGCGATGTGGTGAAGGCCCTCGTCTTCATAGAAGAGGACAGGCGGCTGGAGCAGGCTAAGATCGCGGACATGGGGCAGGAGGTCCTGGACAAGATAAAGGGCGTCATACGCCGCGGTAACGAAACCAAGATCAGGGTCGAACGCTACGGGAAAACCATGGTTGAACTGCCGGTCACCGCGGGCATAATCGGGACGGCGATAGCGCCTCAGCTCGCGCTGGTGGGCGCTGTGACAGCCCTCGCCACAGGGTGTTCCATCTCCATCGAAACCGCTGGCCAGTTCGGCGATGACCAGCAGGAGCACGTGGAGTGA
- a CDS encoding stage II sporulation protein M — MRAPALLARVPKVLRASKRYMFFTSVLFLTGVVFGYVAFRRHPVDSSWLFILLDQKFGPMARAMSTMRVTGMAGMVFWNNLKAAGLLVAGGALFGVLPMIMVFINGLLVGMVSGDVARQGFGLVPFILTGILPHGMFEIPGYVIGGTLGMRLGFNILGYQRGLREVRNIKVIVLDTLLVLTVVVVPLLMAGSLVEVTITRHLVEWVMGDALRWH; from the coding sequence ATGAGGGCACCGGCCCTCTTGGCGCGGGTTCCGAAGGTTCTTCGCGCGAGCAAGCGGTACATGTTCTTCACGAGCGTACTCTTCCTGACCGGGGTGGTGTTTGGGTACGTGGCGTTCCGCCGACACCCGGTTGACTCCTCGTGGTTGTTCATCCTCCTCGACCAGAAATTCGGCCCCATGGCCCGGGCGATGTCCACGATGCGAGTCACGGGCATGGCGGGCATGGTCTTTTGGAACAATCTCAAGGCAGCGGGACTTCTGGTCGCTGGCGGGGCGCTGTTCGGAGTCCTCCCGATGATCATGGTCTTCATCAATGGGCTCCTCGTGGGGATGGTTTCCGGAGACGTGGCGCGTCAGGGGTTTGGGTTGGTGCCCTTCATCCTCACGGGCATCCTGCCGCACGGTATGTTCGAGATACCGGGTTACGTCATCGGCGGTACGCTGGGGATGAGGCTCGGCTTCAACATCCTCGGGTACCAACGAGGGCTGCGTGAAGTCAGGAACATCAAGGTGATCGTCCTCGACACCCTGCTCGTGCTGACAGTGGTGGTGGTTCCTCTCCTCATGGCGGGTTCGCTCGTTGAGGTAACGATCACGCGTCACCTCGTTGAATGGGTCATGGGCGACGCGCTTCGGTGGCACTAG
- the recO gene encoding DNA repair protein RecO has translation MALYRTEGVVLKTRNLGEADRIVTFYSPTKGKVRAVARGARRPRSRFVSSTQMFAHADFLVFSGKSLDNISQVEVKASFPRLHEDLGKLAFASYAAELLDAMVEEGEGSSDGGGCEEIFRLLVSYLGALSDTRDPEMLTRAFELKLSCLLGYKPVLEACAVCGEPDPGCDMGFDPGVGGIVCPRCLDRSASGVVRISRGSVEVLKKLLQLDFERVSRIGAGPGMRAEIERTMRTHLDFRLDRELKSLEFLDAVKAAPSGGGAVTAK, from the coding sequence ATGGCGCTGTACAGAACCGAGGGGGTCGTCCTCAAGACCAGGAACTTGGGCGAGGCTGACAGGATAGTCACGTTCTATTCACCGACCAAGGGGAAAGTCCGGGCGGTCGCCCGGGGCGCAAGAAGGCCACGCAGCAGGTTCGTCAGTAGCACGCAGATGTTCGCCCATGCCGACTTCCTGGTGTTTTCGGGCAAGTCCCTTGACAACATAAGCCAGGTCGAGGTGAAGGCGTCCTTTCCGCGCCTTCACGAAGATCTTGGGAAGCTAGCCTTCGCAAGCTACGCTGCGGAACTCCTCGACGCCATGGTCGAAGAGGGCGAGGGGAGCTCCGACGGCGGGGGATGCGAGGAGATCTTCCGCCTCTTGGTTTCGTACCTCGGCGCGCTCTCCGACACGCGGGATCCTGAGATGCTCACCAGGGCCTTCGAGTTGAAGCTCTCGTGCCTCCTGGGATACAAGCCGGTTCTCGAAGCGTGCGCCGTGTGCGGGGAGCCGGATCCCGGCTGCGATATGGGATTCGATCCCGGGGTAGGCGGGATCGTCTGCCCAAGGTGCCTCGACCGCTCCGCCTCCGGCGTCGTAAGGATCTCGCGGGGGTCTGTGGAAGTGTTGAAGAAGCTTCTTCAGCTCGACTTCGAGAGGGTCTCGCGGATCGGGGCGGGTCCGGGCATGAGGGCGGAGATAGAGAGGACCATGAGGACGCATCTGGACTTCAGGCTTGATCGGGAGCTGAAGTCGCTTGAATTCTTGGACGCGGTGAAAGCTGCACCCAGCGGTGGCGGGGCCGTCACAGCCAAGTGA
- the glyS gene encoding glycine--tRNA ligase subunit beta, translating to MNDAPVLHGRRDAVLEIGAEEIPARFLPEALRYIEREGARILTEERVDYEDVRALGTPRRLVLYVEGVAPLGPPLVRETRGPAYSAAFDASGNPTRAAEGFARSRGVRVEDLVIKDEPKGRFVYAVSREDGRPAQDALASAFTRLIAGMSFPKSMRWGDLDFRFARPIRWVLALLGEQVVPLEVGGIGSGRLTAGHRFLTRGMLEVAKAEDYIATLRAAHCLADHRERREVIARGASEAAKSLGGRIVEDEDLLEELTFLSEHPVPLVGRFDPDLLRLPREVIVTPMRDHQRYFPVEDERGRLLPAFVAVRDGLASRIDAVRRGNERVLAARLQDARFFYEEDTKAHLETYIDGLSGVVFHEQLGTMLDKARRVERLAADICVRLGLSEGVSKVVTRAAQLCKADLVTHMVKEFPELQGVMGAEYAMASGEDSDVARAISEHYMPRFAGDRLPESRAGIVLSLADKMDTVAGFYGIGIQPSGSEDPYALRRQVSGIVSILLERDVDVPVYWLASRSVFLLEQAGVLRLPPEEVSEAILDSTRQRMRATLIDRGIRYDLVDAVLGAGFDDVPDTLRRAEALASASGTEEFGRAVTGYTRASRIAGSEDRGEVDESLLGEPAERRLFVAFCEAREVVAAAVKRKDYASALKAMAELADPIDAFFRDVLVMTEDEARRHNRLALLSRVAGLSRGIADFSKVVQTETT from the coding sequence ATGAATGACGCGCCTGTTCTGCACGGGCGCAGAGACGCTGTCCTCGAGATAGGTGCCGAAGAGATTCCCGCAAGGTTTCTCCCAGAAGCGCTGCGGTACATAGAGCGTGAAGGCGCGAGGATTCTCACGGAGGAGCGTGTGGACTACGAAGACGTGAGAGCGCTTGGCACGCCCCGAAGGCTCGTGCTGTACGTGGAGGGAGTCGCGCCGCTCGGGCCGCCGCTCGTACGTGAGACCAGGGGGCCCGCGTACAGCGCGGCGTTCGACGCTTCGGGGAACCCCACTCGTGCGGCAGAAGGTTTCGCCAGGTCTCGTGGCGTGCGCGTGGAGGACCTGGTGATCAAGGATGAGCCGAAAGGCCGGTTCGTATACGCCGTATCCCGGGAAGACGGAAGGCCGGCGCAGGACGCTCTTGCCTCGGCGTTCACGCGGCTCATCGCGGGCATGAGCTTTCCGAAGTCCATGAGATGGGGAGACTTGGACTTCCGATTCGCGCGCCCGATCCGTTGGGTGCTGGCGCTTCTCGGGGAACAGGTGGTCCCTCTGGAGGTGGGAGGCATAGGGTCCGGGCGGCTCACCGCCGGACACAGGTTCCTCACAAGAGGGATGCTCGAGGTTGCCAAGGCGGAGGACTACATTGCGACTCTGAGGGCGGCCCATTGCCTCGCGGATCATCGGGAGCGACGGGAGGTCATAGCTCGCGGGGCCAGCGAAGCGGCCAAGTCCTTGGGCGGCAGAATCGTTGAGGACGAAGACTTGCTCGAGGAGCTCACTTTCCTGTCAGAGCATCCCGTCCCGCTAGTGGGGCGCTTTGATCCGGACCTGCTCCGTCTGCCCAGGGAGGTTATCGTCACACCGATGCGGGATCATCAGCGGTACTTCCCTGTGGAGGACGAGAGGGGCCGCCTCCTGCCCGCGTTCGTGGCCGTCCGTGACGGTCTCGCGTCGCGCATCGATGCAGTGCGCAGGGGCAATGAGCGGGTGCTTGCGGCGAGACTGCAGGACGCAAGGTTCTTTTACGAAGAGGACACGAAGGCTCACCTGGAGACGTATATCGACGGATTGTCAGGTGTAGTCTTTCACGAGCAGCTCGGCACCATGCTAGACAAGGCCCGCCGTGTCGAGCGGCTGGCGGCGGACATATGCGTGAGGCTTGGCCTTTCCGAGGGCGTAAGCAAGGTGGTGACGAGGGCAGCTCAGCTTTGCAAGGCCGACCTCGTGACACATATGGTGAAGGAGTTTCCTGAGCTGCAAGGGGTCATGGGCGCAGAGTACGCTATGGCCTCGGGTGAGGACAGTGACGTAGCGAGAGCCATATCCGAGCACTACATGCCGAGATTCGCTGGGGACCGCCTGCCAGAGAGTCGCGCAGGGATCGTACTATCGCTCGCGGACAAGATGGACACGGTCGCCGGGTTCTACGGGATCGGGATACAGCCTTCGGGCTCTGAGGATCCCTACGCCCTAAGGAGGCAAGTCTCCGGCATAGTGAGCATCCTGCTGGAACGCGACGTGGACGTTCCCGTCTATTGGCTTGCGTCCCGGTCCGTTTTCTTACTTGAGCAGGCTGGGGTGCTCAGACTCCCGCCGGAGGAGGTGAGCGAGGCCATCTTGGATTCCACACGGCAGCGCATGCGGGCGACGCTCATAGACCGAGGCATTCGTTACGACCTCGTCGATGCGGTGCTCGGAGCGGGTTTCGACGATGTACCCGACACCCTGCGCCGCGCTGAGGCTCTCGCTTCTGCCAGCGGCACGGAGGAGTTTGGGCGGGCAGTCACAGGTTACACCCGCGCCTCCCGCATAGCGGGTTCGGAGGACCGTGGGGAGGTGGACGAGTCGCTGTTGGGTGAACCCGCGGAACGGAGACTCTTCGTTGCGTTCTGCGAAGCCAGGGAGGTTGTCGCGGCCGCGGTGAAGAGGAAGGATTACGCCAGCGCGCTCAAGGCCATGGCTGAGTTGGCTGACCCTATCGACGCGTTCTTCCGCGATGTGCTGGTAATGACCGAGGATGAGGCTCGAAGGCACAACAGGCTCGCGCTCCTCTCACGCGTGGCCGGGCTTTCGCGAGGCATCGCGGACTTCTCCAAGGTAGTCCAGACTGAGACGACCTGA
- the ppdK gene encoding pyruvate, phosphate dikinase gives MAKKYVYFFGKGKAEGGKEMRNLLGGKGANIAEMTNLGIPVPPGFTITTEVCSFYYDKNKQYPPELADQVLENLRKLEDAMDLKFGDAERPLLVSVRSGARVSMPGMMDTVLNLGLNDETVKGLIKLTGNERFAYDAYRRFVQMFGNVVLGVSHDDFEEILEGKKKSLGVHLDTELDAAALKDVVRAFKARIREKKGIDFPEDPMKQLEMARDAVFGSWNNPRAITYRKIHNIPGDWGTAVNVQAMVFGNMGENSGTGVAFTRDPATGEKKYYGEYLKNAQGEDVVAGIRTPKPIAELEREMPEVYRELTGIFEKLERHYRDMQDVEFTIQEGKLFMLQTRAGKRTAAAAVKIAVDMVREGLITKEEAIMRVEPAQLDTLLHKMIDPKAKVSVLATGVAASPGAAVGAVVFTADDAAERGGAGEKVILVRKETSPDDIHGMAAAQGILTSRGGKTSHAAVVARGMGTPAVTGCEAITVVEAEKLFRVGDVVVKEGDVITLDGTNGRVILGEAPLVDPTIGGDFATLMDWADEIKSLGVRANADTPHDAETALKFGAKGIGLCRTEHMFFGEERVPVVQEMILAETTEARRAALDKLLPFQVEDFRGILKAMAGYPVIIRLLDPPLHEFLPSHEELLVEVTKMKLQGTDGEGLRKKEALLARVDKLRELNPMLGHRGCRLGITYPEINEMQARAIFEAACELVKEGYKVFPEVMIPVVGHVREIEIAREVVERVARETMEKHGVKLEYMVGTMIELPRAALTADEIAKEAQFFSFGTNDLTQTTFGFSRDDAEGKFLPYYLEHNILEHNPFEVLDRKGVGQLINIAVERGRQTRPELEVGICGEHGGDPSSVEFCHDAGLDYVSCSPFRVPIARLAAARAEIKNPRKATGKTGRVDEYTTA, from the coding sequence ATGGCCAAGAAGTACGTGTACTTTTTCGGCAAGGGCAAGGCTGAAGGTGGCAAGGAGATGAGGAACCTTCTCGGAGGGAAGGGCGCGAACATCGCGGAGATGACCAACCTGGGGATACCCGTTCCCCCTGGGTTCACCATCACCACCGAGGTGTGTTCCTTCTACTACGACAAGAACAAGCAGTACCCACCAGAGCTTGCCGATCAGGTCCTCGAGAACCTCCGGAAGCTCGAAGACGCGATGGATCTCAAGTTCGGCGACGCGGAACGACCCCTCCTCGTGTCGGTGAGATCGGGCGCTAGAGTATCCATGCCCGGTATGATGGATACCGTTCTCAACCTCGGCCTCAACGACGAGACCGTGAAAGGGCTCATCAAGCTCACGGGGAACGAGCGATTCGCGTACGACGCGTACCGCAGGTTCGTGCAGATGTTCGGCAACGTCGTGCTAGGCGTCTCCCACGACGACTTCGAGGAGATCCTCGAGGGCAAGAAGAAGAGCCTCGGAGTGCACCTTGACACCGAGCTCGATGCGGCTGCCCTCAAGGACGTGGTGAGGGCCTTCAAAGCGCGGATCCGGGAGAAGAAGGGGATCGACTTTCCCGAAGACCCCATGAAGCAGCTTGAGATGGCGCGCGACGCCGTTTTCGGGTCCTGGAACAACCCCAGGGCGATAACGTACCGCAAGATACACAACATACCGGGCGATTGGGGCACGGCCGTGAACGTCCAGGCGATGGTGTTCGGAAACATGGGGGAGAACTCCGGCACGGGTGTGGCGTTCACTAGAGACCCGGCTACCGGCGAGAAGAAGTATTACGGTGAGTACCTGAAGAACGCGCAGGGCGAGGACGTGGTGGCGGGCATCAGAACTCCCAAGCCCATCGCGGAGCTCGAGCGGGAGATGCCTGAGGTCTACCGGGAACTCACCGGTATCTTCGAGAAGCTGGAGCGTCACTACCGCGATATGCAGGACGTGGAGTTCACGATCCAGGAAGGCAAGCTCTTCATGCTGCAGACCCGCGCGGGAAAGCGGACAGCCGCCGCGGCAGTGAAGATCGCCGTGGATATGGTGAGGGAGGGTCTCATCACCAAGGAAGAAGCCATAATGCGCGTGGAGCCGGCGCAGCTCGACACGCTCCTTCACAAGATGATCGATCCCAAAGCGAAGGTGAGCGTCCTTGCGACGGGTGTCGCCGCTTCCCCCGGTGCAGCGGTCGGTGCGGTCGTGTTCACGGCCGACGACGCCGCTGAAAGGGGCGGCGCCGGCGAGAAAGTCATCCTTGTCAGAAAGGAGACCTCGCCGGATGACATCCATGGCATGGCTGCGGCCCAAGGCATACTCACGAGCAGAGGCGGCAAGACGAGCCACGCCGCGGTCGTGGCGCGCGGCATGGGCACACCCGCGGTCACGGGTTGCGAGGCCATCACCGTGGTTGAGGCGGAGAAGCTCTTCCGTGTGGGGGACGTAGTGGTCAAGGAAGGCGACGTCATAACCCTCGATGGAACGAACGGCCGAGTCATTCTGGGCGAGGCGCCGCTCGTGGACCCCACAATAGGCGGCGATTTCGCGACTCTCATGGATTGGGCTGACGAAATCAAGTCCCTTGGGGTGCGAGCAAACGCTGACACACCGCACGACGCAGAGACGGCTCTGAAATTCGGGGCGAAAGGCATCGGCCTGTGCCGAACAGAGCACATGTTCTTCGGCGAGGAGCGGGTCCCTGTAGTTCAGGAGATGATCCTGGCTGAGACGACCGAGGCGCGACGCGCGGCCCTCGACAAGCTGCTGCCGTTCCAGGTGGAGGACTTCCGCGGGATCCTGAAGGCGATGGCCGGTTACCCGGTGATCATCAGGCTCCTGGATCCGCCGCTCCATGAGTTCCTGCCCAGCCACGAGGAGTTGCTCGTGGAAGTGACCAAGATGAAGCTCCAGGGGACCGACGGCGAGGGACTGAGGAAGAAGGAAGCGCTCCTGGCGCGTGTCGACAAGTTGCGTGAACTCAACCCCATGCTCGGACACAGAGGGTGCAGGCTGGGCATAACCTACCCGGAGATCAACGAGATGCAGGCGAGGGCCATATTCGAAGCAGCTTGCGAGCTGGTGAAGGAAGGATACAAGGTCTTCCCGGAGGTCATGATCCCGGTGGTCGGGCACGTCAGAGAGATCGAAATCGCTCGTGAGGTCGTGGAACGCGTCGCCAGAGAGACTATGGAGAAACACGGTGTGAAGCTCGAATACATGGTCGGGACCATGATCGAGCTGCCTAGGGCGGCTCTCACAGCCGACGAGATAGCCAAGGAAGCCCAGTTCTTCTCGTTCGGCACGAACGACCTCACGCAGACGACATTTGGCTTCTCTCGAGACGACGCCGAAGGGAAGTTCCTGCCGTACTACCTGGAACACAATATCCTGGAGCACAACCCGTTCGAAGTGCTAGACCGAAAGGGCGTAGGACAACTCATAAATATCGCTGTGGAACGCGGAAGGCAAACCCGGCCCGAGCTCGAAGTGGGTATATGCGGGGAGCACGGGGGGGATCCTTCGTCCGTCGAGTTCTGCCACGACGCAGGCCTCGACTACGTGAGTTGCTCTCCTTTCAGGGTGCCTATCGCGCGATTGGCCGCGGCGAGGGCTGAGATAAAGAACCCGCGTAAGGCGACAGGCAAGACAGGTAGAGTGGACGAGTACACCACTGCGTAA
- the glyQ gene encoding glycine--tRNA ligase subunit alpha, whose amino-acid sequence MTFQEMIGRLESYWSAQGCVLQQPYDVEVGAGTMAPATFLRALGPEPWKVAYVQPSRRPADARYGENPNRVFLHHQFQVILKPSPEDVVEVYLGSLTDALGIDPIEHDIRFVEDNWEAPTLGAWGTGWEVWLDGMEITQFTYFQQVGGIDTRPVSAEITYGLERLCMYLQDVDNVFDLSWTDTITYGEIQRQFEVEHSKYGFELADVRALNLLFNTYEAEARRGLDAGVVLPAYDYVLKCSHVFNLLDSRGALGVSERTAFIARVRALARACAEAYVRKREALGFPLMTAFGGRPASALMAGTAGRDAGEQQGGAADE is encoded by the coding sequence GTGACATTTCAGGAAATGATAGGGAGGCTGGAGTCGTACTGGTCCGCGCAGGGGTGTGTCTTGCAGCAACCCTACGATGTGGAGGTTGGGGCGGGCACCATGGCGCCGGCCACATTCCTGCGCGCCCTCGGTCCGGAGCCATGGAAGGTCGCGTACGTTCAACCATCCAGGCGACCCGCGGATGCCCGCTACGGCGAGAATCCGAACCGAGTCTTTCTTCATCATCAGTTCCAAGTCATCCTGAAGCCGTCCCCTGAAGACGTGGTGGAGGTGTACCTCGGAAGCCTCACCGATGCTCTGGGAATCGATCCCATAGAGCATGACATACGATTCGTCGAAGACAACTGGGAGGCTCCGACGCTGGGCGCATGGGGCACGGGTTGGGAAGTCTGGCTCGATGGCATGGAGATAACTCAGTTCACTTACTTTCAGCAGGTCGGAGGGATCGACACGCGGCCCGTTTCCGCGGAGATCACATACGGCCTCGAGAGGCTCTGCATGTACCTGCAGGACGTTGACAATGTATTCGACCTCTCGTGGACGGACACTATCACCTATGGTGAGATCCAACGTCAGTTCGAGGTGGAACACTCGAAGTACGGGTTTGAGCTCGCGGATGTACGGGCCCTCAACCTCCTCTTCAACACATACGAGGCTGAGGCGAGGAGGGGGCTCGACGCCGGCGTTGTGCTTCCTGCGTACGACTACGTCCTCAAGTGCTCTCATGTGTTCAACCTGCTCGACTCGAGGGGGGCGCTCGGAGTGAGCGAGCGGACGGCTTTCATCGCGCGAGTGCGGGCGCTCGCCCGGGCGTGCGCTGAGGCGTACGTGCGCAAACGTGAGGCTCTCGGCTTCCCCTTGATGACGGCGTTCGGGGGACGACCAGCGTCAGCGCTGATGGCGGGAACGGCCGGACGGGATGCCGGTGAGCAGCAAGGAGGTGCCGCCGATGAATGA
- a CDS encoding PrsW family glutamic-type intramembrane protease — protein MDPAAPGLVVLATVSLVPGIVWVWFFYRKDRAEPEPKTLVIRSFAFGVVSVFPAALLEAPFRRVIATGRKDLLALLVVSIFVVGVVEEVSKFVAVKLAAYDNPEFDEVMDGVVYAVAAGLGFAATENLFYASAYGLAVGVVRAFITDLAHASFSGIVGYYLGRAKADAPHATALVARGLGIAIALHGAYDFLIIGGIVPPGFGIFMVLGTYAYLSRKIAQAERLSPFATRPPVAGERPLGSTPLRSKKHAWTHAPAAMETAADALTRVPHSRDGVQPDSPQVEAHAEGAGRAFEEE, from the coding sequence ATGGATCCTGCTGCTCCCGGGCTAGTCGTTCTCGCCACCGTCTCTCTCGTTCCGGGTATCGTTTGGGTGTGGTTCTTCTATCGGAAGGACCGGGCGGAGCCCGAGCCAAAAACCCTCGTGATAAGGTCGTTCGCGTTTGGCGTCGTCTCAGTCTTCCCAGCTGCGCTTCTCGAGGCCCCGTTTCGTAGGGTCATTGCGACCGGCCGCAAAGACCTCTTGGCCCTTCTCGTGGTGTCCATCTTTGTCGTCGGGGTCGTCGAGGAGGTCTCGAAGTTCGTCGCGGTGAAGCTGGCGGCGTACGATAACCCTGAGTTTGACGAAGTGATGGACGGTGTAGTGTACGCGGTCGCCGCGGGGCTCGGGTTCGCGGCCACCGAGAACCTGTTCTACGCAAGCGCCTACGGCCTCGCGGTGGGAGTGGTCAGAGCCTTCATCACCGACCTGGCACACGCTTCATTCTCAGGGATCGTTGGGTACTACCTAGGGCGCGCGAAGGCGGACGCTCCGCATGCCACCGCTCTTGTGGCGAGAGGTCTCGGCATCGCCATCGCGCTCCATGGGGCGTACGATTTCCTCATAATCGGGGGCATCGTGCCGCCTGGATTCGGGATCTTCATGGTATTGGGAACTTACGCGTACCTTAGCCGCAAGATCGCGCAGGCCGAGCGGCTATCGCCTTTCGCGACCCGTCCTCCGGTCGCAGGGGAAAGACCATTGGGCTCCACTCCCTTACGTTCGAAGAAGCACGCATGGACCCACGCGCCAGCTGCAATGGAGACTGCGGCCGACGCGTTGACGCGCGTCCCCCATTCTCGCGACGGTGTCCAGCCTGACAGCCCTCAAGTGGAAGCGCACGCCGAGGGCGCGGGGAGAGCCTTCGAAGAAGAGTGA
- a CDS encoding BofC C-terminal domain-containing protein: MNRAGRLAALCVAIVLASAAATYAYLSLKAAHNLERARKELDQADPNAASLPPEGLEASLRDLSSDSKVSSSTEVVYRIMYECGHDEVNRMAAPPEMFGLTREELSLEVPEWTVTEFTKERVVLSQRRAGMSPECVSSMHIGEKDGWVTVFYGAPKRRCRPKSVTRIRASDLPQSERADLQDGIPVSGEEDLLRILETLASWADG; encoded by the coding sequence GTGAACCGCGCGGGCAGGCTCGCGGCCTTGTGCGTCGCCATCGTTCTTGCGTCGGCGGCGGCAACTTACGCCTATCTCAGCCTGAAGGCCGCACACAACCTCGAACGCGCACGGAAGGAGCTAGACCAAGCCGATCCCAACGCGGCCTCGTTGCCCCCGGAAGGTCTCGAGGCCAGTCTGAGGGATCTCTCCTCCGACTCGAAGGTATCATCGTCCACGGAGGTAGTGTATCGGATCATGTACGAGTGCGGCCACGACGAAGTGAACAGGATGGCCGCGCCGCCGGAGATGTTCGGTCTCACGCGGGAGGAGCTCTCACTTGAGGTTCCGGAATGGACCGTCACTGAATTCACCAAAGAACGGGTTGTGTTGTCGCAAAGACGCGCCGGAATGTCTCCGGAGTGCGTTTCCAGCATGCACATCGGCGAGAAGGACGGCTGGGTCACCGTGTTTTACGGGGCTCCCAAGAGGCGGTGCAGACCGAAGAGCGTGACTAGGATAAGAGCGAGCGACCTCCCTCAGAGTGAGAGGGCGGATCTTCAAGACGGGATACCGGTGTCAGGAGAAGAGGATCTCCTGCGTATCCTAGAAACGCTCGCAAGCTGGGCTGACGGGTAA
- the groES gene encoding co-chaperone GroES, with protein sequence MVKPLEDRVVVKPNTEEERTKGGIVLPDTAKERPQEGEVIAVGPGKLLENGQRAPMDVKPGDKVIFAKYGGTEVKIEGEEYIILRQSDILAVK encoded by the coding sequence GTGGTAAAGCCGTTGGAGGACAGAGTTGTGGTCAAGCCCAACACCGAGGAAGAGCGCACAAAGGGTGGTATCGTGCTGCCCGATACAGCGAAGGAGCGCCCACAGGAAGGTGAGGTGATCGCCGTAGGTCCCGGGAAGCTCCTGGAGAACGGCCAGAGAGCGCCGATGGATGTGAAGCCCGGGGACAAGGTCATCTTCGCCAAATACGGTGGCACGGAAGTCAAGATCGAGGGCGAGGAGTACATCATCCTTCGTCAGAGCGACATCCTGGCTGTGAAGTAG
- a CDS encoding YebC/PmpR family DNA-binding transcriptional regulator, protein MSGHSKWANIKHRKAKADAERGRMFTKVAREILVAAREGGPDPEANFRLRMAIDRARAVNMPNDSIMRAIKRGAGESGAETYEEIIYEGYGPGGVAIMVEVMTDNRNRAASDVRHTFTRHGGNLGESGCVAWMFHKKGLLVVDLADVKLSEDDLMNLAVEAGADDFKVDGATVEITTDPSEFENVQKFLRDHGVAFTVAELTWVPKTTVRVTGKDAKQLLSLTEALEELDDVQQVHANFDIPDEEMEAAAEV, encoded by the coding sequence ATGTCTGGGCACTCCAAGTGGGCCAACATAAAGCACAGAAAAGCGAAGGCAGATGCTGAGCGGGGAAGGATGTTCACCAAGGTCGCGAGAGAGATCCTCGTCGCGGCTCGCGAGGGAGGTCCTGACCCCGAGGCCAACTTCAGGTTGAGGATGGCTATTGATAGGGCGCGTGCGGTGAATATGCCCAATGACAGCATCATGCGGGCGATAAAGAGAGGCGCGGGCGAATCCGGAGCGGAGACGTACGAAGAGATCATCTACGAAGGGTACGGCCCCGGGGGCGTCGCGATCATGGTCGAGGTAATGACGGACAACAGAAACCGGGCGGCTTCTGATGTGAGGCATACCTTCACGCGACACGGAGGAAACCTAGGGGAGAGCGGGTGCGTCGCATGGATGTTCCACAAGAAGGGCCTTCTCGTAGTAGACCTCGCCGATGTCAAATTGAGTGAGGACGATCTCATGAACCTCGCCGTGGAAGCGGGAGCCGACGACTTCAAGGTTGACGGCGCTACCGTAGAGATCACTACTGATCCCTCGGAGTTCGAGAACGTCCAGAAGTTCCTCAGGGATCACGGCGTCGCGTTCACCGTCGCAGAGCTGACGTGGGTGCCGAAAACCACGGTGAGGGTCACAGGCAAAGACGCGAAGCAGCTCCTCAGTCTGACCGAAGCCTTGGAAGAGCTGGACGACGTGCAGCAGGTCCACGCGAACTTCGACATACCCGACGAGGAGATGGAAGCGGCCGCGGAGGTGTGA